In bacterium, the sequence TCATAGCAATATTGTTGCGCGGCAAAACAGGACCATAAATGTTATCAAAGGAAAGCCTTATGCTATCCGATTTTGCCAGGTAAGCTGGGTTATAAAAAATACCGGAAGGGTCTCGGGCTGTGAGAGGATAAACATTGCCCATGCCAAGAGAACGAACGGAAACGCCATAACAACTTCCACACAAAATAAGACCGATCAAAACAATTAAGACTTTTTTCATGTTTCAATCATTTTCCCCCAACTAATAGTCAATTTCAAGAGTTATTCGAAGCATCGCAAGTTTTATCATGAATATTTATTAATGGGTGCTTCTGTATTTCTTTTCTTAAATAATCTGGGGATGCATGCACATAATTATATGTTGTTGAAATTGTTGAGTGTCCCATCAGCTTTCCTATTGTTGCAATATCAACACCACTTGTAAGCAGCAATGAAGCAAAAGTATGTCTTAATATATGAGCTCCTACCTTTATTTTTAAGCCTGAGGATATTGAAAGGCTTTTAAAGATCATACTGATTTGTCCTTTGGACAATCCTCTGTTCTTATAGCTTGTTAACAGGAATTCTTTTTTGCTGCACTCTCTTCTTTGATAAAGATAAGACCTAATTGTAGCTGCTAAAACTTCATTAATTGGGATCATCCGATCTTTCTTATGCTTGCCCTGGCGGAGCAAAATGGTCTTCTCATCAAGCTGTATGTCGGCACACATCAACTTAACTAATTCACTACGTCTAAGACCACAATAAATAATCAGCTCCACTAATATCCTGTCCCTAATGAGCGTGAAATTATTGCGGCCTTTTCGGCTATTAAGATAGCCCATAAAAGATTCCAATTCATTCATGGACAAAACAGGTAAAACCGAATAATCAACTCTGGGCAGAGATACTTCAAGAATTGGGTTTCGACTTATAACATTATTTCTATAGCAATGTCCAAACAAATTCTTTAATGTTATAAGCTCTCCTCTGACGGTTTTTTCACGCAAGCCCTTTTTTCTAAGAAATCTCATGAATTCTTTGATTTCGTTAACAGAAATGTCCTTTACGTCAAGCCCGCCAAGAAAAATATCAAATCGCTTGAGGCTCCTCAAATATCCAATACAAACTTCCTTTGAGATATTTTTCTCCCTCAAAGCCTTCTGCCAATCATCAATCATTTTTTGAGTGCTTTTATTAAGAAAAACATATTTACTCTTCCGTCTTTTCTTAAGCAATTTCCTTATTAAAGCATCATAGTTATAACCAGTAGAATTTACAGCGTTCCGCCAACTACCAAAATGTCGTTTGCGAAATGCGGCGTAATAAAGTCGAGGATACCCCCTCAAAATATTTACCGGCTGGAGGGATACCCCCTTTTCTATTAACTCTTTAATTCTCTCCTTAATAACTTCCTTATTCCATCGTTTATACTCGGCACTCACCTTTCCTCTAAAATATGCTTTCTTTAGAATTTTTTTGTATTTTTTGCCGAATCCAGCCTTTTGGACAGCACGACTCCAAGAACCGAAATATTCTGGACGGTATGCCGCAACAAACAAAGATGGATGGCTTTTTACAATATCGCTATATTTTATACTGACACCTGTCTTTACAAGCTTTGTTACATCTTCTATTATCTTCTTTTTTGACCATTTTTTATTCCAAGGCCTCATGTTTACCTCCATAATATTTAAGCAAAGGATTTCGCAATAAAGCCTTCTTGATCATTTCAAAATCAGGCTTAGCGTAAATTGCCGTCATCTCAATCCGTTTGTGTCCCATTAAAACCTTTAAGCTATTGAGACTGGCCCCACCCTTCAGCATTAGACTAGCAAAAGAATGCCGTAAAAGATGGCTGTATACCCTGGTCCTAATTTTCGCAACTTTTGCTGTCATTCGCACAATTCGAGTAATACTATGAAGATTCATCTTTGTTCCATAGACATCAATAATAAAATAATGCGATCTAAACTGAGATCGTGCTTCCAAATAATCTTCTATCCACGAAACAAGTGGTTGCTCAATGGGTATAAGACGATCAATGCCAAATTTCGCGTGTATTATCTTAATAAATCCACCTTTTATATTGATCTGCATACGTTTTAGGGTCGCAATTTCCCCAACTCTTAAGCCACAATATATTAATAATCCTAAGACGGTCTTGTTGCGGTAATATTGCAACTTTTTCTTGCGAGTATAGATACACCTTGCAGTTGCATTAATCAGTTTTGTTAACCCTGTAATGCCCAGAGGTTGCGTGTATGTCCTAGGATTCTTGATTTTACGTATAAAAAAATAGGGCTTATATTTTAGAACGCCCTTCTTAAAATAATAGTTAAGGAACGGCATAACAACCAAATAATTAGAATATATTGTGCCTAACGAGTACTTTTGTCTTTTCAGTTCTTTGAAGAATTGCCTGACCCACCCATAATCAAGATCCTCAAGATTTTCAATAGGCAGAAAGTTAATAAAGTCCCTCAAGCAATATTTTTGGCCCCTTAGGGTGTATAAGGAAAGGCGTTTATCATGCTTATTCATATAAATATATTCTTTTAGAGCTCTTTTTTTATTCATATAACTATAAAATTGTAATACTCTCCACTGCTGACTTTCTACAACTAGTAGAAATAACAGATCTTCTATTAATCGTAGCTAAAGTATGCGTCCCCATTATTGTTTGCAGAATACGGTGTTCCACCCTAGAATCGAACATCAACAAGAAGAATGTGTTCCTTAATATTCTAGAAGTCACCTTGATATTGCTTAAACTCGATATTTTGTTCATAAAGACATTTAAAGTCCGATGATTAAATTTCAAGTCCGAATTAATATTCTGAAACAACCTATTGGGATTCGATCTGGGGATCGTTCTTACATATTCCAACAACCAGGCATTCACTGGACAAAAAAGAGGCAGAATCCGTTGATCATGAAGAGAAGATTGTTCAATTTTCAGAGTTTTCTTCTTAAAGTTAACATTTTGAAGTTTTATTTTAAGAATCTCGCCTAATCCCAGGCCATAAAATAGAATCAATCCCAAATATGCTTTGCCAAAAACTTGAAATTGGCCTAATGACTGATTTTCTTCAACAAGAAGGTCTAATAGCCTGGATAATTGATTAAGCGGAATAAACTCTGGGATAATTTTCGGCACGAGAGGGGCAGAAACCTGGCTAACGGGATTAGAAGACAAATAATGCTTTTGAAATAAAAACTCGAAGTACGTCCAAAGAACCCACCTCATATTAAAAACAGTATATATTGATCTTCTTTTTTTTGTATGGGTGCTTCTTGACCTTCTGTAATAAGAGAGGTATTGCCTTATGACTTTCACAGAAACATCACTTATTGAATATATCTGTTTGCTTTCCAGATAGGAAAAAAAGCGGACTAAATCATTTTTTATCTTAATGAGCGTGGACGAAGATATTTGCGAAGATCTTTTATAAGAAACATATTCTCTAAGGTGTGTATCTCTTAATGATCTAATCAAGCTTATACGTATTATACCTAAATTTGTTGGGTTTGCGACCAAAAAATAAGCCCGCCTTCTCAATGGAAAACGGGCTTAAAATCAGATATCAGCGTATCTATATGAGATCCCGTATTCAACCTGATTTTGGATCGCGCATAGGCATGACTGGCAGATAAAAGCTACACTGTGCAGAGTATAAGGCTCAAAACCGATATGATCTATACCCTCGTTGCTCGGAACCAGAAACGACCCACATATTGAACATTTTCTCATCTTAATTACCTCCTATTTTGTAATCAGACTCTTGAGCTCCCCTATTAAGACCCTGGAAGCTCTTATCCTATGAAGTTTTTGGATATAATCCAGAAACTTAGCGCAACGCGAGCGATCGCGCGGGCTACACTGAACGCTAGGCAACCTACTCGTACAGCACAGACACGGAGAAAACAACGACGTACTCATAACTAAACCACCTCCTCCCCCTGGAATATGAAACAACGTGAGGCCAACTCCGCAGGCAAGCTGGCACCACCACCGCAAAGGAAAACCACAACCGGAACACCACGGGCAACAGCCTGCCGCACCGTATAAAGCGAACCACGAGAAGAACCAAAGAGGAAGGCCACCAGAACCGAGCAGGAAGAAACCAAGCGCCTATTGCGCCCCAAGAGAGCAGAAACCACCTGCTGGCGTGGCGCACCAGCGGAACCAGAACCCCAGAGGACCTGACCACCAGAAGCAAGAAACCGAGACACCTGAGGACGAACAAAAGCGGGAAAACCAGAAGCAGAAGACCAGGCGGAGAAGACAACACCGCGAGAAGAAGCACCCTGCTGGAGCAAAGCAGAAAGAGCGAACGAATCAGCCCCTACCACCCCGCCAGAAGCAACCGAAAAACCACGAGCTAGAAAGAAGGAAACAAGAGAGGAAACAAACGGGGAAAAAGAAGCAGGAAGAGAACGGGAACCAACAACACCAACTAAATGAGACATGCGACACCTCCCTATAATAATGAACCTGCAACTGCTGCAGGCATGGGAAGTTAAATAGCATTTTTTTCGCCGCTGTCACCCGCAGTGAGTGAACGAGCATACAATTTCATTTAATAACTGCGAGAGAGCGAACGGAGGGCGCTAGGAGCGAAGCAACGACGCGAGGGCGCAAGCTACATAAATTTCATAAAATTATGTGTATCATGCTTGCGACCCTTGACAGCGAAAAGCGAAAAAATGCTAGAATAAAAATGCCTGTAGCAGTTGCAGGATACAATATAAGGATTGCCAGCGGGCTAGATCTCCTATCAGCTCCCGGGCAATGCATGCCCCAAGAAGAATTGAGGGGTTAGAATGGAAAAGCTGGAGGCAGGCCAATATTACTATTATGATTCAAGCAAATCTTCAAGAGTGCTTCTAAACTCACCTTTGAATAATCGCCCATCAATCAAGTATTCCGTAAATTCCGAATAGCTTTCTGGACTCAAGAAATGAAAAAAGTATTTTTGCTTGATCTTTGCTTTTTTCAATTCTTCGTTCAAATACTCAAAATGTTTTTTCGCCCAGCGATATTTTGCCTTGTTTTCTTCTGAATCGTCACCATCGGATTTAATCTCAACGACAACAACATTTTTGCCAAGTTTTAAAAAGAAGTCAGGGTTAAAACTTCCTTGCGTCGGGTGCTCGCCCTTTCTCCATGAATACTCAACACTATAAAATCCCATGTCCCGCGATTTTATCCAAGCATCAATTTTTTTGCATACTTTTGAGCTGACAATCGCTTCAACGAACTTTCGTTCTGGTTCTTGCCTTGTCAAAAAGACATTGACTGACGTTTTGAAACAATAAGGATTAACTTCTTTGCTTGCGCTTCGTGGCAAACTTTCGTCATCAATTATGTCTTGCAAAATATCAATCATGCCATTACTGCACTCGTCTTTGAAATTCTCTGTATAAAAAATTGTTGATCCGTGTTTTATTGCGCCAACGGCAACGCTTTCCTTTTCAAGCTCTTTTGTGCTGATTAACTTCGGCTTGTTTACCTTCCTTTCCAAAACAATCGTTGACCCTCTTGCTCTAAAAAGCGTTTGAAACGCTTTGAAAATTCTGTTGGCGTTATCCTCAGTTAAAACTCCGCTTTTTATACCAACTTTCCGCATTGAAGTTACAATAATTTCTTTTATTTCGTTTTCCGGAGGCAAATGCTCTTTTTCGTAGTCGCCTTTCGGAAATCTGATTTTTACCTCGAAATCTCTGGTTTTGAAAGTTTCAACTATTTTTGACACCACTTCATCAATGCCGAAAACTTCTTTTTGAATTGTTGTTGTTTTCGGCTTAATAATTCCGCTTAAATCCTCGTATTCGGTTTCTCTGTCTATTTGCTCAACTTGGGCAACTAAGTTGATAAATCCTTTTGAGTAATCAAAAATTTTCGTGTCTTTTTGCGCTTTAACGGCTTTTTCCTGTTTTTCGTAGTCAATTGTGTAAAGATCAAAATGATATTTTGCCCGCTCGCCGAAAGTCAAAACCTCGCTTATCAAACGGACTTCAATTTCTAAAATCTCATCAATCAAACCACGGATGTTTCGGCTCCAAGCATCGTGATTAAAAACCCTGACCTTCGGCTGTGGTGATTTGTATTCTTCCGGTATGCGAAGCCCACGGCCCAAAACTTGAGCAATCAAAAGTTTTGAATTAAAAGCGCGGTCTTCCCACGGTACAATTTGAAAAACATTTTTTACATCCCAACCTTCGGTAAGCATGGAAACGGAGACAATCCACTCAACCGAATTTTCCTTGTCATCAACATTTTTCAATTCCAAAACATTTTTCTTGTGGTCTTTATGCGAGGTAACAATCAAAACTTTTTTTTCAACCGCTTTTCGCAAGATTTTTTCTCGCTTCTTCAAAAAATCAATCAAATCTTCCCGAAGCGTTTTTGCTCTGGAAATATCTTTTGTAATCAAAATTGTAAGTGGCTTGATAAGCCGATACTTTTTCACAAATTCGTCGTGATTGTCATAGATCTTTTGGAACTTCTCGTTTTTGCCTATGTTTTCATCTTTGGATACATAATCAATCGACTTAACCACTTTGTCATTAACGGCTCCTCGTATTGAATAACGATAAATAACATCGTTGAAAT encodes:
- a CDS encoding DNA-protecting protein DprA gives rise to the protein MSHLVGVVGSRSLPASFSPFVSSLVSFFLARGFSVASGGVVGADSFALSALLQQGASSRGVVFSAWSSASGFPAFVRPQVSRFLASGGQVLWGSGSAGAPRQQVVSALLGRNRRLVSSCSVLVAFLFGSSRGSLYTVRQAVARGVPVVVFLCGGGASLPAELASRCFIFQGEEVV
- a CDS encoding site-specific integrase — translated: MPKIIPEFIPLNQLSRLLDLLVEENQSLGQFQVFGKAYLGLILFYGLGLGEILKIKLQNVNFKKKTLKIEQSSLHDQRILPLFCPVNAWLLEYVRTIPRSNPNRLFQNINSDLKFNHRTLNVFMNKISSLSNIKVTSRILRNTFFLLMFDSRVEHRILQTIMGTHTLATINRRSVISTSCRKSAVESITIL
- a CDS encoding DEAD/DEAH box helicase family protein, with protein sequence MTEGIKVYKTQDLVLQVKQTYDPAKLNLKKWVSFLDVLCGDREFQKEAITDAIIFLASGEYRSIEDLIEENFRKNDELQKRYKNVRDYQKNLPLPHKLSAVIDLATGTGKSYVIYGIAQIALGLGLVDKVLVLCPSLTIESGLKEKFEKLSGDNKIKETLPNNAAFKNPRIIDANSTIKNGDICIENIHAVYERTGSSINDSLKGNGERVLVLNDEVHHVYNTTGDKDIKKWKQFLLNPDFNFKYVLGLTGTAYINDDYFNDVIYRYSIRGAVNDKVVKSIDYVSKDENIGKNEKFQKIYDNHDEFVKKYRLIKPLTILITKDISRAKTLREDLIDFLKKREKILRKAVEKKVLIVTSHKDHKKNVLELKNVDDKENSVEWIVSVSMLTEGWDVKNVFQIVPWEDRAFNSKLLIAQVLGRGLRIPEEYKSPQPKVRVFNHDAWSRNIRGLIDEILEIEVRLISEVLTFGERAKYHFDLYTIDYEKQEKAVKAQKDTKIFDYSKGFINLVAQVEQIDRETEYEDLSGIIKPKTTTIQKEVFGIDEVVSKIVETFKTRDFEVKIRFPKGDYEKEHLPPENEIKEIIVTSMRKVGIKSGVLTEDNANRIFKAFQTLFRARGSTIVLERKVNKPKLISTKELEKESVAVGAIKHGSTIFYTENFKDECSNGMIDILQDIIDDESLPRSASKEVNPYCFKTSVNVFLTRQEPERKFVEAIVSSKVCKKIDAWIKSRDMGFYSVEYSWRKGEHPTQGSFNPDFFLKLGKNVVVVEIKSDGDDSEENKAKYRWAKKHFEYLNEELKKAKIKQKYFFHFLSPESYSEFTEYLIDGRLFKGEFRSTLEDLLES
- a CDS encoding tyrosine-type recombinase/integrase, with product MNKHDKRLSLYTLRGQKYCLRDFINFLPIENLEDLDYGWVRQFFKELKRQKYSLGTIYSNYLVVMPFLNYYFKKGVLKYKPYFFIRKIKNPRTYTQPLGITGLTKLINATARCIYTRKKKLQYYRNKTVLGLLIYCGLRVGEIATLKRMQINIKGGFIKIIHAKFGIDRLIPIEQPLVSWIEDYLEARSQFRSHYFIIDVYGTKMNLHSITRIVRMTAKVAKIRTRVYSHLLRHSFASLMLKGGASLNSLKVLMGHKRIEMTAIYAKPDFEMIKKALLRNPLLKYYGGKHEALE
- a CDS encoding tyrosine-type recombinase/integrase, with product MRPWNKKWSKKKIIEDVTKLVKTGVSIKYSDIVKSHPSLFVAAYRPEYFGSWSRAVQKAGFGKKYKKILKKAYFRGKVSAEYKRWNKEVIKERIKELIEKGVSLQPVNILRGYPRLYYAAFRKRHFGSWRNAVNSTGYNYDALIRKLLKKRRKSKYVFLNKSTQKMIDDWQKALREKNISKEVCIGYLRSLKRFDIFLGGLDVKDISVNEIKEFMRFLRKKGLREKTVRGELITLKNLFGHCYRNNVISRNPILEVSLPRVDYSVLPVLSMNELESFMGYLNSRKGRNNFTLIRDRILVELIIYCGLRRSELVKLMCADIQLDEKTILLRQGKHKKDRMIPINEVLAATIRSYLYQRRECSKKEFLLTSYKNRGLSKGQISMIFKSLSISSGLKIKVGAHILRHTFASLLLTSGVDIATIGKLMGHSTISTTYNYVHASPDYLRKEIQKHPLINIHDKTCDASNNS